In the genome of Enterococcus hirae ATCC 9790, one region contains:
- a CDS encoding bifunctional metallophosphatase/5'-nucleotidase, with product MKITLLATSDVHGYIYPTNYATDQEQPYGYAKIASRIKQIRETSPDPLYVIDNGDFIQGSPFSYYLAKQQDHHVSELTNVLNEMDVDASILGNHEFNYGLSYLEQAIASYHHPVLSANILTSKGDPYFGQPYVMIEKQGIKVAILGLTTQYIPHWEQPETIKDLQFVSAVEAAKQYVPKLRELADVVVVAYHGGFEKDLETGEPTEALTGENEGFQLLQEVAGMDALITGHQHRVIATKVNGVPIIQPGYRGEFLGKIELSLERTVNGYRVSDGKAELISLVTDEADEDILSLVQKTENELQTWLDQPVGEVQGNMKITDPMQARIVEHPYIEFINRVQMAASGVPISGTALFNNEGQGFNETITMREIITNYIYPNTLAVLKITGQDLRDALEQTANFLAIESGEIVFNPTFIEPKPQYYNYDMYEGIDYEIDLRQPVGQRITKLARAGKPIHPEEELEVVMNQYRAVGGGNYHMFSADKIIREIQIDMTELIADYLRKHQRIHAEVNHNFRVIK from the coding sequence ATGAAAATAACATTGTTAGCAACTAGTGACGTCCATGGGTATATCTATCCAACGAACTATGCGACGGATCAAGAACAACCTTATGGCTATGCTAAAATTGCCAGTAGGATCAAACAAATCAGAGAAACTAGCCCAGACCCTCTTTATGTCATTGATAACGGTGACTTCATTCAGGGGTCACCTTTTAGTTACTACTTAGCAAAACAACAAGATCACCACGTCTCAGAATTAACGAATGTCTTAAATGAAATGGATGTGGATGCTAGTATATTAGGAAATCATGAATTTAATTATGGCTTATCTTACTTAGAACAAGCTATCGCTAGTTATCATCATCCTGTCTTATCTGCTAATATTTTAACGAGCAAAGGCGATCCTTATTTTGGACAGCCCTATGTGATGATTGAAAAACAAGGGATCAAAGTGGCGATTTTAGGGTTGACCACGCAATATATCCCCCATTGGGAACAACCTGAAACAATTAAAGACCTACAATTTGTATCTGCAGTTGAAGCAGCGAAACAGTATGTACCTAAACTTAGAGAATTAGCAGATGTAGTGGTTGTAGCTTATCATGGTGGATTCGAGAAAGATTTAGAGACTGGCGAACCCACCGAAGCATTGACTGGCGAAAATGAAGGCTTCCAACTACTCCAAGAAGTAGCTGGGATGGATGCGTTGATTACTGGGCACCAACATCGAGTGATTGCTACGAAGGTAAATGGTGTGCCGATTATCCAACCGGGCTATCGTGGCGAATTTTTAGGTAAAATCGAATTATCCTTGGAACGAACGGTTAATGGTTATCGTGTTTCGGACGGAAAAGCAGAACTGATTTCCTTAGTAACTGACGAGGCAGATGAAGACATTCTTTCACTTGTTCAAAAAACAGAAAATGAATTGCAAACATGGCTTGATCAACCAGTGGGAGAGGTACAAGGAAACATGAAAATCACTGATCCGATGCAAGCACGAATCGTGGAACATCCTTATATTGAGTTTATTAATCGGGTGCAAATGGCTGCCAGCGGAGTACCGATTTCTGGAACGGCTCTGTTCAACAATGAAGGTCAAGGATTCAATGAAACTATTACAATGAGAGAAATTATTACCAATTATATTTATCCTAATACTTTAGCAGTTCTTAAAATTACAGGGCAGGATCTAAGAGATGCCTTAGAACAAACAGCAAACTTCTTGGCAATAGAATCAGGCGAGATCGTATTTAATCCTACGTTCATTGAACCTAAACCACAGTATTATAATTATGACATGTATGAGGGCATTGATTATGAGATCGATTTACGTCAACCAGTAGGGCAAAGGATCACTAAATTAGCCAGAGCAGGCAAACCGATCCATCCTGAGGAAGAGCTGGAAGTAGTCATGAATCAGTACAGAGCGGTCGGTGGTGGGAATTATCACATGTTCTCTGCCGATAAAATCATTCGTGAAATCCAAATCGATATGACTGAACTGATTGCTGATTATTTAAGAAAACATCAACGAATTCATGCTGAAGTAAATCATAACTTTCGGGTAATCAAGTAA
- a CDS encoding extracellular solute-binding protein, which yields MKMKKWASVFVAAAAVFALSACGKNEKVDSSSEDIVTEINEKTTINFWHAMNGAQEEALTKLTDDFMKENPNIKVELQNQSQYSDLQAKINSTLPSPKDLPTITQAYPGWLWNAAQDEMLVDLDPYIENDTIGWKDQEEIRDSLLEGAKIDDKQYGIPFNKSTEMLFYNADLLKQYNVEVPTTLAELKEASKTIYEKSDGQVVGAGFDSLNNYYAIGMKNQGVDFDKDLALDGKESQKVIDYYAEGVKDGYFRIAGSDKYLSGPFANEQVAMFVGSIAGEGYVKKDTEGKFEYGVAPRPEKINLQQGTDIYMFSSASAEKRTAAFEYMKFLAQPENQLYWANMTGYMPIVESVLESDEYKDSKETKVPQYLEEATSDLFSIPVIENADPAYNEVRSIMENILSNTNQDTKKLIKDSVPQLEDAWNQ from the coding sequence ATGAAAATGAAAAAATGGGCTTCTGTGTTTGTGGCTGCAGCAGCAGTATTTGCGTTAAGTGCTTGTGGAAAGAATGAAAAGGTAGATAGTTCAAGTGAGGATATCGTAACAGAAATCAATGAAAAGACAACGATCAACTTCTGGCATGCGATGAATGGTGCGCAAGAAGAAGCATTAACTAAACTTACAGATGACTTCATGAAAGAAAATCCTAATATCAAGGTAGAGTTGCAAAATCAATCGCAATATTCGGATCTTCAAGCAAAAATCAATTCGACATTACCTTCACCTAAGGATCTGCCGACAATCACTCAAGCTTATCCAGGATGGCTATGGAATGCCGCTCAAGATGAGATGTTGGTTGATTTAGACCCATATATCGAAAATGATACGATTGGCTGGAAGGATCAGGAAGAAATCCGTGATTCATTATTAGAAGGTGCTAAAATTGATGACAAACAATATGGTATCCCTTTTAACAAATCAACGGAAATGCTTTTCTACAATGCAGATCTATTAAAACAATATAACGTTGAAGTGCCGACGACACTAGCAGAATTAAAAGAAGCTTCAAAAACGATCTATGAAAAATCAGATGGGCAAGTGGTGGGTGCTGGGTTTGATTCATTGAATAACTACTATGCGATCGGTATGAAGAATCAAGGTGTTGATTTTGACAAAGACTTAGCTTTAGATGGGAAAGAATCACAAAAAGTGATCGATTACTATGCTGAGGGTGTCAAAGATGGTTATTTCCGAATTGCTGGATCGGATAAGTACTTGTCAGGTCCTTTTGCAAATGAACAAGTGGCAATGTTTGTTGGCTCGATTGCTGGAGAAGGTTATGTGAAAAAAGATACTGAAGGAAAATTTGAGTATGGCGTTGCGCCACGTCCTGAAAAAATCAATTTGCAACAAGGAACGGATATCTATATGTTCAGTAGTGCCAGTGCTGAAAAACGCACAGCTGCTTTTGAATATATGAAATTTTTAGCGCAACCGGAAAACCAACTGTATTGGGCAAATATGACTGGTTATATGCCAATCGTTGAATCGGTTCTTGAAAGTGATGAATACAAGGATTCTAAAGAGACAAAAGTACCACAATATTTAGAAGAAGCCACTTCTGATCTATTCTCGATCCCTGTGATTGAAAACGCAGATCCTGCTTATAATGAGGTACGTTCGATCATGGAAAACATTTTATCGAATACGAATCAAGATACGAAGAAACTGATAAAAGATTCCGTTCCTCAATTGGAAGATGCTTGGAATCAATAA
- a CDS encoding MBL fold metallo-hydrolase, protein MESKDKTVITFHSGILTIGGTIIEVAYHDSHIFFDFGTEYRPELDLADESLNTLLEHRLIPDLNGLYDPRLFDQVQHIQVGEREPYQHTAVFLSHAHLDHSKMINYLDPAIPLYTLNETKQILHSLHRNNDFLIPSPFEKEGFVREMNGLSPYETVQIGEISVEILPVDHDAYGAAALLIKTPDRFLTYTGDLRLHGYDRQMTETFCQKSFQTDLLMMEGVSISFPDREISEQTPIATEEELVQRFCELVDQYPNRQITFNGYPANLKRFEMLVKQSPRTMVLEANMAALMKEVLGMDVPYYYLTDSPVIPILQSELEYPYEVLRNDETTFVWQVVDNIENLQGGGLYIHSDAQPLGDFDPQYAVFLKILAEKQVEFVRLSLSGHAFPADLAEIIDKIQPKVLVPIHTLKPEKLVNPYGERILPKRGEQIIL, encoded by the coding sequence ATGGAATCAAAGGATAAAACAGTGATTACTTTCCATAGTGGAATCTTAACGATCGGTGGAACGATCATTGAAGTTGCCTACCACGATTCACACATCTTTTTTGATTTTGGCACAGAGTACCGTCCAGAATTAGACTTAGCTGATGAATCTTTAAATACATTGCTTGAACATCGATTGATTCCTGACTTGAATGGATTATATGATCCAAGGCTGTTTGATCAAGTACAGCACATACAAGTAGGAGAAAGAGAGCCGTATCAGCATACAGCCGTTTTCTTATCTCACGCTCATTTGGATCATTCAAAAATGATCAATTATCTTGATCCAGCAATTCCTTTATACACTTTAAATGAAACGAAGCAAATCTTACATTCCCTTCATCGAAACAACGATTTCTTGATTCCTTCTCCTTTTGAAAAAGAAGGGTTTGTACGTGAAATGAATGGATTATCTCCTTATGAAACTGTCCAGATCGGAGAAATCAGTGTGGAGATACTACCAGTCGATCATGATGCGTATGGTGCAGCTGCTTTACTAATCAAAACGCCTGACCGATTCTTGACTTACACTGGTGACTTGCGTCTTCATGGATATGACCGGCAAATGACAGAAACGTTTTGTCAAAAATCATTTCAGACTGACTTATTGATGATGGAAGGCGTCAGCATCAGTTTTCCTGACCGAGAAATAAGCGAACAAACGCCAATTGCTACGGAAGAAGAGCTAGTTCAGCGCTTTTGTGAACTGGTCGATCAATATCCTAATCGTCAAATTACTTTCAATGGGTACCCAGCAAACCTTAAACGCTTTGAAATGCTGGTGAAACAATCCCCGCGAACGATGGTTTTAGAAGCGAATATGGCTGCATTAATGAAAGAAGTTCTAGGAATGGATGTGCCCTATTACTATTTAACGGATAGTCCAGTCATTCCGATTCTTCAGTCAGAATTAGAATATCCCTACGAAGTTTTACGCAACGATGAAACAACTTTTGTTTGGCAAGTCGTTGATAATATAGAAAACTTGCAAGGAGGAGGTTTATACATTCATAGTGATGCCCAACCATTGGGAGATTTTGATCCACAATATGCTGTCTTTTTAAAGATTTTAGCTGAAAAGCAAGTTGAATTTGTTCGATTATCGCTGTCTGGACACGCATTTCCAGCTGATTTAGCTGAAATCATCGACAAGATACAACCAAAAGTGTTAGTGCCGATCCATACGTTAAAACCCGAGAAATTAGTCAATCCTTATGGAGAAAGAATTTTGCCAAAACGTGGCGAACAAATTATTTTATAA
- a CDS encoding carbohydrate ABC transporter permease has protein sequence MKKVVTGLSLLFIGILGIVTIFPFIYMILAGLMTYSEATSIPPTLLPTSFQWGNYTEVFAKAPFLRYFFNTVFVSLVTTIATVITSVLAAFALTSLEFRFKKLIIGIMISLLMVPYESIIFTNYNTISRMGLLNSYSALIIPFLTSIFYIYYLNGYLKSISSTFYKAAKIDGASDLEYIWKILVPMSKPALVTVGILTFISSWNSFLWPLLVTNEKKFRLLNNGLAAFTSESGSDVHLQMAAATLTVIPILIIYLIFRKEIIRGVAKNGIKG, from the coding sequence ATGAAAAAAGTTGTTACAGGACTCTCATTGCTATTTATCGGAATTTTAGGGATCGTAACGATTTTTCCATTTATTTATATGATTTTAGCTGGGTTGATGACATATAGTGAGGCAACGAGTATTCCGCCAACCTTACTGCCAACATCATTTCAATGGGGAAATTATACGGAGGTATTTGCAAAAGCACCATTTTTACGTTATTTCTTCAATACCGTCTTTGTTTCGTTAGTAACTACGATCGCTACAGTCATCACATCTGTTTTAGCGGCTTTTGCGTTAACAAGTCTGGAATTTCGTTTTAAAAAATTGATTATCGGGATCATGATCTCATTACTAATGGTTCCTTATGAGTCCATTATTTTTACGAATTATAATACGATTTCACGAATGGGATTACTAAACAGCTATAGTGCATTGATCATTCCTTTCTTGACCAGTATTTTTTATATTTATTATTTGAACGGGTATTTAAAGAGTATTTCCAGTACCTTTTATAAAGCAGCTAAAATCGATGGTGCCAGTGATCTAGAGTATATTTGGAAAATTTTAGTGCCGATGTCTAAACCAGCACTAGTCACGGTGGGTATCTTGACGTTTATTTCAAGTTGGAATTCATTTTTATGGCCACTGCTTGTGACGAACGAGAAAAAATTCCGCCTGTTAAATAATGGTTTAGCCGCTTTTACCTCTGAAAGTGGGAGTGACGTTCATTTACAAATGGCGGCGGCGACGTTAACAGTTATCCCGATTTTGATTATTTATTTGATTTTTAGAAAAGAAATTATACGAGGAGTGGCGAAAAATGGAATCAAAGGATAA
- a CDS encoding carbohydrate ABC transporter permease — MFKKAYDPENQPKAWFFLLPSLVIIVLFSIYPLFRSLAMSFQKGSLINQQFAGIENYQRVLSDPVFIKALRNTALFAFTVVPISLLLSLGIAWVIFEKVKHKTFFETIFFMPYVTSTIAIGIVFRYFFNGSYGLINYLLNFLGFESINWLDNVSMSMTTLIIFGVWTSLAFNIIILLAGLRNIDEEHYKIARMFGADAWEIFSRITFPQLIPTITFLLTVNIIGAFKVYTQVYALFGGQPGIAKSATTAVFYIYDKFHIAGRPGIAMAATVILFLVILLITFIQNKLLKKVGRRG, encoded by the coding sequence ATGTTCAAAAAAGCATATGATCCAGAAAATCAACCGAAAGCTTGGTTCTTCTTACTGCCATCATTGGTCATTATTGTTTTGTTCAGTATCTATCCGTTGTTCCGTTCACTAGCGATGAGCTTTCAAAAAGGCTCCTTAATCAATCAACAATTTGCAGGAATTGAGAATTATCAGCGTGTGTTGTCAGACCCAGTCTTTATCAAAGCATTAAGAAACACCGCATTGTTTGCTTTTACAGTTGTTCCTATTTCATTGCTCCTTTCACTGGGAATCGCTTGGGTGATCTTTGAAAAAGTGAAACATAAGACTTTTTTTGAAACGATTTTTTTCATGCCTTATGTGACAAGTACGATTGCTATCGGGATCGTCTTTCGCTATTTTTTCAACGGGTCCTATGGGCTCATTAATTATTTGCTGAATTTTTTAGGATTTGAATCAATCAATTGGTTAGATAATGTTTCGATGAGTATGACAACGTTGATCATCTTTGGGGTTTGGACCAGTCTCGCATTCAATATCATTATCTTATTGGCTGGTTTAAGAAATATTGACGAAGAGCATTATAAAATCGCTCGAATGTTTGGAGCAGATGCTTGGGAGATTTTTAGTCGGATCACGTTTCCTCAATTGATCCCAACGATCACCTTCTTGTTGACTGTCAATATCATCGGAGCGTTTAAAGTCTATACTCAAGTCTATGCTTTGTTTGGTGGGCAGCCAGGGATCGCCAAAAGTGCTACGACAGCGGTCTTTTATATTTACGATAAATTCCACATCGCTGGTCGACCAGGGATCGCTATGGCGGCGACGGTCATTTTGTTCCTCGTCATTTTACTGATCACATTTATTCAAAATAAATTGTTGAAGAAAGTAGGGAGAAGAGGATGA
- a CDS encoding ABC transporter ATP-binding protein gives MIEVINLKKVFDNGFEALKSVDFQIEKGDLVCLLGPSGCGKSTILNLIAGLLSPSHGDIRFSGESVVRTEPKDRNIGFVFQNYALYPHMTVVENIMFPLTVGENKIKKAEAKKISQEYMKLTNIEELQDKKPGTLSGGQQQRVAITRALVQKPEVLLLDEPLSNLDARLRLKIREEIRRLVKEVGITTIFVTHDQEEALSISDKIILLNEGVIQQNDIPQNLYLDPANLFVANFIGNPIINTLPVEVNVREGKISHTDFQIPLTKLESAQLRKPLVDGKYILGIRPEDVFPTTNGLFEVQVSGVELIGREQILNFSLAAKRLKSIVSIEKLIEEDTVLSFDFQYHKMFLFDEEGERVY, from the coding sequence ATGATTGAGGTTATCAATCTGAAGAAAGTATTCGATAATGGGTTTGAAGCACTGAAGTCTGTTGATTTTCAAATCGAAAAAGGGGATTTGGTTTGTTTGCTTGGCCCTAGTGGTTGTGGAAAATCAACGATTTTGAATTTGATTGCGGGGTTATTAAGCCCTAGTCATGGGGACATTCGTTTTAGTGGAGAGTCGGTGGTACGAACGGAACCGAAAGATCGGAATATTGGTTTTGTATTTCAAAATTATGCTTTATACCCGCATATGACTGTGGTTGAGAATATTATGTTTCCATTGACGGTTGGCGAAAATAAAATCAAAAAAGCGGAAGCTAAAAAAATATCACAGGAATATATGAAACTAACGAATATCGAAGAACTCCAAGATAAAAAACCAGGGACTTTATCAGGTGGACAACAACAACGTGTGGCTATTACACGAGCCTTAGTCCAGAAACCAGAAGTTTTATTATTAGACGAGCCCTTAAGTAATTTGGATGCACGCTTGCGATTAAAGATACGAGAAGAAATCCGTCGTTTGGTAAAAGAAGTTGGAATCACTACGATTTTTGTGACGCATGATCAAGAAGAAGCACTTTCGATTAGTGACAAAATCATTTTACTGAATGAAGGTGTGATTCAACAAAATGATATTCCGCAGAATTTATACTTAGACCCGGCTAACCTGTTTGTTGCCAATTTTATCGGTAACCCGATCATCAATACGTTACCGGTCGAGGTCAATGTTCGTGAAGGGAAAATCAGCCATACGGATTTTCAAATTCCTCTGACGAAACTGGAATCCGCTCAATTAAGAAAACCATTAGTGGATGGAAAATATATCTTAGGGATTCGACCAGAAGACGTTTTTCCAACGACTAACGGATTGTTCGAAGTACAAGTTTCTGGAGTTGAATTGATCGGACGTGAACAGATTTTGAATTTTTCGCTCGCTGCGAAACGTCTGAAATCGATCGTTAGTATTGAAAAGCTCATCGAGGAAGATACGGTACTCTCTTTTGATTTTCAGTACCATAAAATGTTTCTTTTCGATGAAGAAGGGGAGCGGGTGTACTAA
- a CDS encoding glycoside hydrolase family 1 protein: MTNYQFPSNFWWGSAASGPQTEGRIAGDGKGENIFDYWFSQEPEKFFDQVGPEKTSQVYTKYKEDVQLMKQTGHNSFRTSIQWSRLIPEGTGEVNQQAVDFYHSYFDELIANGIEPFVNLYHFDMPMPLQEKGGWLNRETVEAYERYAKICFELFGTKIKKWFTHNEPIVPVEAGYLYRWHYPEESDMKKAIQVGYHEALASALAVKAYHSMALDGSIGIILNLTPSYPRDENNPEDVKAAKLADAFFNRSFLDPAVKGEFPPELIAIVKELDMVPAMQEDDLAIIKENTIDLLGINYYQPRRVKAKETPIDHENGPMPEDYFDNYEMPNRKMNPYRGWEIYEKGIYDILINVRDHYGNIDCFISENGMGVENEARFIEEDGMIHDDYRIEFVQEHLKYVHQAIEEGANCLGYHMWTCMDNWSWTNAYKNRYGFISVDLANDGKRTIKKSGHWFKKLSDTNQFTI; encoded by the coding sequence ATGACAAATTATCAATTTCCAAGTAATTTTTGGTGGGGATCAGCCGCAAGTGGCCCACAAACAGAAGGTCGTATTGCTGGCGATGGTAAAGGAGAGAATATTTTTGATTATTGGTTTAGCCAAGAACCAGAAAAGTTCTTTGATCAAGTAGGTCCTGAAAAGACATCACAAGTGTACACGAAGTATAAAGAAGACGTTCAATTAATGAAACAAACTGGACACAATAGTTTTCGTACTTCGATCCAATGGAGTCGCCTGATTCCTGAAGGGACTGGCGAAGTGAACCAACAAGCTGTTGATTTTTACCATTCGTATTTCGATGAATTGATCGCTAATGGCATTGAACCATTTGTGAATTTATATCATTTTGATATGCCGATGCCTTTGCAAGAAAAAGGCGGATGGCTCAATCGGGAAACGGTTGAAGCGTATGAAAGGTATGCTAAGATTTGTTTTGAATTATTTGGGACGAAAATCAAAAAATGGTTTACCCATAATGAGCCAATCGTGCCAGTTGAAGCTGGGTATCTTTACCGTTGGCATTACCCGGAAGAGTCCGATATGAAAAAGGCGATCCAAGTAGGCTATCATGAAGCGCTGGCTTCTGCATTAGCCGTCAAAGCGTATCATTCCATGGCATTAGATGGCTCAATCGGAATCATTTTGAATCTAACACCAAGCTATCCTCGGGATGAAAACAACCCAGAAGATGTCAAAGCAGCTAAATTAGCTGATGCCTTTTTTAATCGTTCGTTTCTTGATCCAGCAGTTAAAGGTGAGTTCCCACCAGAATTGATCGCCATTGTGAAAGAATTAGACATGGTACCAGCGATGCAAGAAGATGACTTAGCGATCATTAAAGAAAATACCATTGACTTATTAGGAATCAATTATTACCAACCAAGAAGAGTCAAAGCAAAAGAAACACCGATTGATCATGAAAATGGACCAATGCCAGAAGATTATTTTGATAATTATGAAATGCCAAATCGTAAAATGAATCCTTATCGTGGTTGGGAAATTTATGAAAAGGGAATTTATGATATCTTAATCAATGTTCGAGACCATTATGGTAATATTGACTGTTTCATTTCTGAAAACGGTATGGGTGTTGAAAATGAAGCACGTTTTATCGAAGAAGATGGGATGATCCACGATGATTATCGCATTGAATTTGTCCAAGAACATCTAAAATATGTTCACCAAGCAATCGAAGAAGGTGCTAATTGCTTGGGGTATCATATGTGGACGTGTATGGATAACTGGTCGTGGACCAATGCTTACAAAAATCGTTATGGATTTATTTCCGTTGATTTAGCGAATGATGGTAAACGGACAATCAAAAAATCTGGTCACTGGTTTAAAAAACTATCTGATACCAACCAATTTACAATATAA
- a CDS encoding deoxynucleoside kinase — MSVILISGTIGAGKSSLTDMLAKEIDSKPFYESVEDNEVLPLFYSNPEQYAFLLQIFFLNKRFLAMKNALVDDDNVLDRSIYEDSLLFHLNADLGRVTDIEVQQYDNLLDTMLNELDDVAPKKRPDLMVHIKVSLDTMLDRIKKRGRDYEQLESDETLYDYYRSLNQRYDQWYEDFDVCPKIQIDGDRFDFVEKPEHAKEVIEQIQQKLAELSDVEAGKYFTENQHAKGQGLGQ, encoded by the coding sequence ATGTCAGTGATATTAATTTCAGGAACGATTGGTGCAGGAAAAAGCAGTTTGACAGATATGCTTGCGAAAGAAATCGACTCAAAACCATTTTATGAAAGTGTTGAGGATAATGAAGTGTTACCACTTTTTTATTCAAATCCAGAACAGTATGCTTTTTTATTGCAAATTTTCTTTTTGAATAAACGATTTTTAGCGATGAAAAATGCTTTAGTGGATGATGATAACGTGTTAGACCGTTCGATCTATGAAGATAGCCTGCTATTTCATTTAAATGCAGATCTAGGTCGAGTGACCGATATTGAAGTGCAACAATATGATAATTTATTGGATACGATGCTTAACGAGTTAGACGATGTTGCTCCTAAGAAACGTCCAGACTTGATGGTTCATATCAAAGTGTCCTTGGATACAATGTTGGATCGCATCAAAAAACGGGGTCGTGATTATGAACAGCTGGAAAGTGATGAGACACTTTATGACTATTATCGCTCTTTAAATCAACGTTATGATCAATGGTATGAAGATTTTGATGTTTGTCCGAAGATTCAAATCGATGGTGACCGCTTCGATTTTGTTGAAAAGCCAGAACATGCAAAAGAGGTCATTGAACAAATCCAACAAAAATTAGCAGAATTAAGCGATGTAGAGGCAGGGAAATACTTTACTGAGAATCAACATGCAAAAGGACAAGGACTGGGTCAGTAA
- a CDS encoding nucleoside 2-deoxyribosyltransferase: protein MSQIYLAGPFFSEEQVERVARIEKALEENPTVTGFYSPRHHQESNYEMFSAGWAQEVYEKDMAELTAADYVVAILDYEHQIIDPGTAYELGAATMMKKPMIVFQEETVPTNLMITQSLHTYLKTVDEVRDYDFKTLPVTKYVGEYL, encoded by the coding sequence ATGAGTCAAATTTATTTAGCAGGTCCATTCTTTTCAGAGGAGCAAGTTGAGCGTGTTGCTCGTATCGAAAAAGCATTGGAAGAAAATCCAACGGTGACTGGTTTTTATTCACCAAGACATCATCAAGAAAGTAATTATGAAATGTTTAGTGCAGGTTGGGCACAAGAAGTTTATGAAAAAGATATGGCAGAACTAACAGCAGCTGATTACGTAGTAGCTATTTTAGATTATGAACATCAAATCATTGATCCAGGGACAGCTTATGAATTAGGGGCAGCAACAATGATGAAAAAACCAATGATTGTTTTCCAAGAAGAGACTGTTCCAACTAATTTGATGATTACTCAAAGTTTGCATACTTATTTAAAAACAGTTGACGAAGTACGTGACTACGATTTTAAAACATTACCAGTAACGAAATACGTAGGCGAGTACTTATAG
- a CDS encoding TIGR00730 family Rossman fold protein, with protein sequence MKLTVFCGSRFGNKESYKFIAQTLGKYMAQEEIELVYGGSESGIMGVFSQTLLENNGKVTGIYPTGLFDSELPNTNVTTFIPTETIDERKVLLFEQGDAVLIFPGGLGTLEEFSQLLSWMAIDLTAKKPIGILDIGGYYEGLKTLLETFAKEEFMDAKWLDYVFFSNNPLELVDLLRAEVSETQLLLEEAN encoded by the coding sequence TTGAAACTAACAGTTTTTTGTGGCTCCCGTTTTGGTAATAAAGAAAGCTATAAATTTATTGCCCAAACGTTAGGAAAATATATGGCTCAAGAAGAGATTGAGCTGGTTTATGGTGGATCAGAATCGGGTATCATGGGAGTTTTCAGTCAGACTTTACTAGAAAACAATGGGAAAGTCACTGGTATCTATCCAACAGGGCTTTTTGATTCTGAGTTACCGAATACAAATGTAACAACTTTTATTCCTACCGAGACAATCGACGAACGAAAAGTATTGTTATTTGAACAAGGAGATGCTGTTTTGATCTTTCCTGGAGGATTGGGAACCTTAGAAGAGTTTTCTCAACTTTTATCTTGGATGGCCATTGATTTAACAGCGAAGAAACCGATTGGTATTTTAGATATCGGAGGATATTATGAAGGTTTAAAGACGTTATTAGAAACGTTTGCCAAAGAAGAATTTATGGATGCCAAATGGCTGGATTACGTCTTTTTTTCAAATAACCCATTAGAACTAGTCGATTTATTACGCGCAGAAGTAAGTGAAACACAACTATTATTAGAGGAGGCAAATTAA